In Eupeodes corollae chromosome 3, idEupCoro1.1, whole genome shotgun sequence, a single genomic region encodes these proteins:
- the LOC129951665 gene encoding unconventional myosin-VIIa isoform X2: MSNFNKNDHGEYVWINPAKKDEFSVPTGARIIRTDKEKTFVVDDEGRQFWIPSSEVLKAMHLSSQNGVEDMITLGDLQEYAILRNLYIRYKNKQIYTYTGAMLVAINPYEILSIYTNREIALYRGRKLGELPPHIFAISDNAFEQMKREAMNQCIVISGESGAGKTESTKLIMQYLAAISGKHSWIEQQIIEANPIMEAFGNAKTVRNDNSSRFGKYIDIRFNDAGVIKGAQIEQYLLETSRIVSQSKQERNYHIFYCLLAGLSKDEKKRLDLEDAGKYHYLAQGGCLKLEGKNESKSFADIRSAMQVLSFKPDEVWQIFSLLAAILHLGNLKFKSAVLHNIDSSEIHDTVNATRIASFLGVPKTLLCEALTRRTIYVHGEKVVTSISKDIALEGRDAFAKSLYGKIFTRIIECINETIDKDKETKRMKSIGVLDIFGFENFPVNSFEQLCINYANENLQQFFVKHIFKMEQAEYQADGIDWENIAFKDNQEILDLIAVKSVNVMSLIDEESIFPRGTDASLLEKLHLTHGSRSIYIKPKSSQTALFGIVHYAGVVMYNPNGFLEKNRDSFSMDLREMVAKSSNKYLLKIFSSELHTDAVKKQTTLSVKFRNSLDALMKTLSSSHPFFIRCIKPNEFKARNDFDSELCVRQLRYSGMMETARIRRAGYPIRHTFAEFVERYRILFPGIKPAHKTDCLAATRKICKEILPPDSDYQFGQRKVFLKYIADTFLEKERSQKILQSITLIQRGFRKVLFKRYLTKYRDAAIVIQKHWRSRQLRRNFLIIQKGVHRLQACIRSRQLTYKFTMMRESVIRLQAHCRGYLLRKKFLTVSSDKQQEMKRIKILRVLEEKKYHQSGDRQWKTKAEANYNQRLNELNKNFANTVNHIKPKTPEDINMNFDFDFDSEVNQAFGFLDTADEPSGPNVRDRLNFFEKNALNKKPVPSKLLSRPVASYSYETRL, translated from the exons atgtcaaattttaataagaacGACCAC GGTGAATATGTGTGGATCAATCCGGCTAAGAAAGATGAATTTTCTGTTCCAACTGGAGCCCGCATCATTCGAACAGACAAAGAGAAAACCTTCGTGGTTGACGATGAAGGTCGACAATTTTGGATACCGTCATCGGAAGTTCTCAAAGCAATGCACTTATCATCACAAAATGGCGTCGAGGATATGATAACTTTGGGTGATTTACAAGAATATGCAATTTTACGTAATTTATATATTCgctacaaaaacaaacaaatctat aCTTACACTGGTGCCATGTTGGTTGCCATCAACCCGTATGAGATTCTATCGATTTACACTAATCGCGAGATAGCGTTATATCGAGGACGCAAGTTAGGCGAATTGCCGCCGCATATATTTGCGATAAGCGATAACGCTTTTGAACAAATGAAGCGTGAAGCGATGAATCAATGCATAGTGATAAGCGGTGAATCAGGTGCTGGCAAGACCGAGAGTACAAAGTTGATAATGCAATATTTGGCTGCAATCAGTGGAAAGCATTCGTGGATTGAGCAGCAGATTATCGAGGCAAATCCGATTATGGAGGCATTTGGCAATGCCAAAACCGTGCGCAATGATAATTCTTCTAGGTTTGGTAAATACATCGATATCAGGTTCAATGATGCGGGGGTGATCAAGGGTGCTCAGATCGAACAGTATTtgcttgaaacatcgagaattGTTTCGCAGAGCAAGCAAGAGAGGAACTATCATATTTTCTACTGTTTGTTGGCTGGCTTGAGTAAGGATGAGAAAAAAAGGCTGGATCTGGAAGATGCTGGGAAATACCACTATTTGGCACAGGGTGGCTGTCTTAAGCTGGAAGGCAAGAATGAGTCTAAATCTTTCGCTGATATTCGATCAGCCATGCAAGTTCTGTCATTCAAACCCGATGAGGTGTGGCAGATCTTCTCTCTGTTGGCGGCCATTTTGCATTTGggtaatttgaaattcaaaagtgCTGTTCTCCATAACATCGACTCATCAGAAATTCACGACACTGTAAATGCAACGAGAATTGCAAGTTTTCTCGGTGTTCCCAAGACACTGCTGTGTGAAGCTCTTACGAGAAGAACGATTTATGTCCATGGCGAGAAAGTGGTTACGTCAATTTCTAAGGACATAGCCTTAGAGGGACGGGATGCATTTGCTAAATCACTATATGGCAAAATATTCACAAGAATTATAGAATGTATAAATGAGACAATAGACAAGGACAAAGAAACCAAACGCATGAAGTCAATTGGGGTCTTGGATATTTTTGGATTTGAGAATTTCCCAGTGAATAGTTTCGAGCAACTTTGCATCAATTATGCAAATGAGAATCTTCAACAGTTCTTTGTTaagcatatttttaaa ATGGAACAAGCTGAATACCAAGCAGATGGAATTGATTGGGAAAACATAGCATTTAAAGATAATCAAgaaattttagatttaattgCTGTTAAATCGGTTAATGTTATGTCACTGATTGACGAAGAATCTATATTTCCTAGAG gaaCTGATGCATCATTGTTGGAAAAACTTCATTTAACACATGGTTCAAGAAGTATCTACATCAAGCCAAAATCTTCACAGACAGCTTTGTTCGGAATTGTACATTATGCTGGTGTTGTTATGTATAATCCAAATG gttTTCTTGAAAAGAATCGAGACTCGTTCAGTATGGATCTTCGTGAGATGGTTGCTAAATCTTCCAACAAATATCTACTGAAGATTTTCTCATCTGAACTTCATACAGATGCGGTGAAGAAACAAACAACTTTGTCAGTAAAATTCCGTAATTCGCTGGATGCTTTAATGAAAACACTCTCATCAAGCCATCCGTTCTTTATTCGTTGTATCAAACCAAATGAATTCAAGGCTCGTAAT GACTTTGATAGTGAACTTTGTGTCCGTCAACTTCGATACTCTGGAATGATGGAAACAGCACGTATTCGACGAGCTGGCTACCCCATTCGACACACTTTCGCTGAGTTTGTTGAGCGCTATCGAATCCTCTTTCCAGGCATTAAACCAGCACACAAGACCGACTGTTTAGCGGCTACGAGGAAGATTTGCAAAGAAATCCTTCCACCTGATTCGGACTATCAATTCGGACAGCGTAAAGTGTTTCTCAAGTACATAGCCGATACATttttggagaaagaaagatCCCAAAAAATCCTCCAGTCAATAACACTCATTCAACGTGGCTTCAGAAAAGTTCTCTTCAAACGGTATCTGACGAAATATCGTGATGCAGCAATAGTTATTCAAAAACATTGGCGTAGTCGACAACTTCGAAGAAATTTCCTAATCATCCAAAAGGGAGTGCATCGACTTCAGGCCTGCATCAGATCCCGTCAACTGACCTACAAATTCACCATGATGCGAGAAAGTGTGATTAGGCTTCAGGCTCACTGTCGAGGCTATCTACTGCGCAAGAAATTCCTAACTGTGTCATCGGATAAGCAACAAGAAATGAAAAGAATTAAGATTCTAAGAGTTCTGGAAGAGAAGAAATATCATCAATCTGGTGATCGTCAATGGAAGACCAAAGCCGAAGCTAACTACAACCAAAGACTTAACGAATTAAATAAGAATTTCGCAAATACCGTCAATCATATAAAACCCAAGACACCTGAAGACATTAATATGAATTTCGATTTTGATTTCGACAGTGAAGTCAATCAAGCTTTTGGATTTTTGGACACAGCCGATGAGCCATCTGGACCCAATGTAAGAGATAgactaaacttttttgaaaagaatgccCTTAACAAGAAACCTGTGCCCAGTAAGCTTTTGTCTCGTCCTGTGGCGTCATATTCATACGAAACAAGGCTGTGA
- the LOC129951664 gene encoding TBC1 domain family member 19: MQELKNTSIHHTALKLTSDIQAMKIYASLYKTVQKLVCQPDVNKNDLRNTLEATIKSTGLETEIRNIIFDLVKCSLNKEVKTTPPGVNDPLGYLKRSAVQWDRRVRKSLNSMCNELKMPLQGQPRCLTDREEFLLKWEELSNYTTDLAIFRPVYAPKDLLDVLLSLKGPSRSLDNNDQIPKWEFSHISLPVKNLFDLRSHFAELLRQDISYDINIQCQKILDYKHAPLCQQILKKGNTPAPYRGSLWAYILGSHINVHNMAHWNKLKSKVLTTDHIVDKLIFKDIQLTASNDDQYFVFEDVLYQAMLCFSRDWEISEKIQFETFPLKGKQYDGPPSGVVPFHGICMFAAPFCYLYDSPMKLYFTFRAFYIRYCHRLTTINTHPQGIVSLCLLFEKLLQTHEPQLWSHFRELQIQPIRIVFKWLMRAFSGHLPPDQLLVLWDLMLGFDSLELLSLFAIIILSFRKESIMQVSSLDNIEAILSDLSSIKVLPLIQLALSRD, translated from the exons atgcaaGAACTCAAAAATACAAGTATTCATCATACGGCCCTTAAATTAACCTCTGACATTCAAGCTATGAAAATCTATGCATCTTTGTATAAAACTGTTCAG AAACTCGTTTGTCAACCGGACGTTAATAAGAATGATTTAAGAAATACTCTTGAAGCAACCATTAAGTCGACAGGACTTGAGACTGAAAttcgaaatattatttttgacctGGTTAAGTGTTCATTGAATAAAGAAGTCAAAACAACTCCTCCTGGAGTG AATGATCCCTTGGGTTATCTTAAAAGATCTGCTGTCCAGTGGGATAGAAGAGTTAGAAAATCACTGAATTCAATGTGCAATGAACTTAAAATGCCTCTGCAAGGCCAACCAAGATGCTTGACAGACCGCGAAGAATTCCTTTTAAAATGGGAAGAACTAAGCAATTACACAACCGATTTGGCTATTTTTCGACCAGTCTATGCTCCAAAAGATCTTTTGGATGTTCTTTTGTCACTCAAAGGTCCCAGTCGATCACTGGACAACAACGA CCAAATTCCAAAATGGGAGTTTTCACACATTTCTTTAccagttaaaaatttatttgatttg cGATCTCACTTCGCTGAATTATTGCGCCAGGATATATCCTACGACATCAACATTCAATGCCAGAAGATCTTAGACTACAAACACGCGCCATTATGCCaacaaattctcaaaaaagGCAACACGCCAGCTCCCTATCGTGGATCATTATGGGCTTATATTCTTGGGAGTCATATAAATGTCCat AATATGGCACATTGGAATAAATTAAAGAGCAAAGTTCTAACAACCGATCATATTGTtgataaacttattttcaaagatATTCAACTGACAGCTTCAAATGatgatcaatattttgttttcgaagATGTTCTTTATCAAGCAATGCTGTGTTTCTCAAGAGATTGGGAAATATCagagaaaattcaatttgaaacatTTCCCCTGAAAGGCAAACAATACGATGGTCCACCATCGGGGGTTGTACCATTCCATGGGATTTGTATGTTTG CTGCTCCTTTTTGCTATCTCTATGATTCACCGATGAAATTGTATTTCACATTTCGAGCATTCTACATAAGGTATTGCCATAGGCTGACAACCATCAATACTCACCCACAG GGTATTGTAAGCCTCTGtttgttgtttgaaaaattacttcaaacCCATGAGCCACAATTATGGTCTCATTTTCGAGAGTTACAAATTCAACC AAttcgaattgtttttaaatggcTTATGAGAGCATTTAGTGGTCATCTTCCTCCAGATCAATTACTTGTTCTTTGGGATTTG atgCTTGGTTTTGATAGCTTGGAATTACTTTCACTCTTTGCAATTATCATCTTGAGTTTTCGCAAAGAAAGTATTATGCAAGTTTCATCTTTAGATAATATTGAAGCAATTCTTTCGGATCTTTCGTCGATTAAAGTTTTGCCTCTAATTCAATTAGCTTTAAGTCGAGATTGA